The genomic region GCGGTGCACGTCGGCGGCGGTCACCCGGGAGTGGAACGCCAGCGAGGCCAGGATCGCGGCCTTGGCCGCGGCGTCGAAGCCCTCGACGTCGGCGGTCGGGTCCGCCTCGGCGTACCCGAGCTCCTGGGCCTCCTCCAGCGCCTCCTCGAAGCCGGCCCCGGAGGTGTCCATCTTGTCGAGGATGAAGTTCGTGGTGCCGTTGACGATGCCGAGGACCCGGGTCACGTGGTCGCCGGCGAGGGACTCTCGCAGCGGCCGCAGGATCGGGATCGCGCCGGCGACGGCGGCCTCGTAGTACAGGTCGCGGCCGGCCTTGTCGGCGGCCTCGAAGAGGGTGGGGCCGTCCTCGGCCAGCAGTGCCTTGTTGGCAGTGACCACGCTGGCGCCGTTCTCCAGCGCCGCGAGGATCAGCGAGCGAGCGGGCTCGATGCCGCCGATCACCTCGACGACCAGGTCGATGTCGCCACGGGAGACCAGGCCGGTGGCGTCGGTGGTCAGCAGGCCCGCGGGGACCTCGACCTCCCGGGCGGCGTCCAGGCGGCGTACGGCGACGCCAGCGAGCTCGATGGGGGCGCCCACGCGCGCCGCCAGGTCGTCGGACTGCTCCAGGAGCAGCCGCACCACCTGCGAGCCGACCGAGCCGCAGCCCAGCACGGCCACCTTGAGTGTCCGGTCGCTGATCACCGGTCCAGCCTATCGGCGCTCGTCGCCGCCCCGGACAGGGATGGTCCACGGCGGACAGCGGGGCCTCACCGTGGCGTCAGCACGACCTTGCCCAGCGCCGTCCGGTCCTCGAGCGCCCGGTGCGCCGCCGCGGCCTCGGGGAGGCCGAAGACCGAGCCGACGTATGGGACCCGCGAGCCGTCGGCGGCCGTGGCCAGCGCCTCGCGCTCGAACTCGGCCAGGCGGCCGGTGATCGCGGGACCGAGGACGTCGACGACCGGGCGTCCGGGCGCGTCGTAGCCCTCCTGCTCGCCGGAGAAGCGGACCATCCGCCCGCCGGGCTCGAGCAGGCGGTGCGCCGTGCGGGCCACGGCACCCCCACGACCGTCCAGCAGCAGCGTCAGCCGGGGCTCCGCTGCCCGCAGCCGGGCGGCCCAGGCCGGGTCGCGGTCGTCGATCGCGACGTCGGCGCCGTGCCGGCGGACCACGTCGAGCTTGGCTCCACCGGCGAGTCCCACCACCCGGGCGCCGGCGTTGCGGGCGCCCTGGAGGAGCAGCGTGCCGAGACCGCCGGCCGCCGAGGTCACCACCACGACGTCGTCGTCGGTGATCGCGGCGTGGGCGAGCACCCCGGCGGCGGTGCGGCCGGTGCCGATGGCGGCGACGGCGGTGGCCGCATCCAGGCCGTCCGGGACCTCGTGGAGGCGGGCCGCGTCCACGACGACCAGCTCGGCGTACCCGCCGCTGGCACCGGGGCCGAGGTGCGCCACGACCCGGCGCCCGAGCAAGCGCTGGTCCACGCCGGCCCCGACCGCGTCGACGAACCCGGCCACCTCCCGGCCCGGCACCATCGGCAGCCGGGGCGGCGCGGACGCCGGGAACGCCTGCCCGGCCCGGATCGCGGTGTCCAGCACGTGCACGCCGGCCGCCTCGACCGCGATCCGGACCTGCCCGGAGGCGGGGCGAGGATCGGGCAGATCCTCCAGACGCAGGACCTCGGCCGGGCCGAAGGAGTGGTGTCGGACGGCTCTCATGAAGCGATCGAACAACGTCAACTCAGGTTGAGGTCAACCCGGAGGCCGCCGATCGCCGGCCCGGTCAGCCGAGGTCGGTGGCGAGCAGGTCGTCCTCGGTCTCGCGGCGGACCACGACGCGCGCGACGCCGTCGCGGACCGCGACCACCGGGGGCCGCAGCAGGTGGTTGTAGTTCGAGGCCATCGAGCGGCAGTAGGCACCGGTGCCGGGCACCGCGAGCAGGTCGCCGGGCGCCAGGTCCGCGGGCACGAACTCGTCCTTGACGACGACGTCGCCGGCCTCGCAGTGCTTGCCGACCACGCGGCCCAGGACCGGGACCGCGGCCGAGGCGCGCGACGCGAGCGTGCAGGAGTAGTCCGCGTCGTAGAGCGCGGTGCGGATGTTGTCGCTCATCCCGCCGTCGACCGAGACGTAGGTGCGCACCGCGCCGCCGTCGAGCCGGACCCGCTTGACGGTGCCGACCTCGTAGACCGTGCACATCGCCGGACCGACGATCGCGCGGCCCGGCTCGATCGAGAGCCGGGGCTCCTCGATCCCCAGCGCCCGGCACTCGTGCTCGACGATCTTGGTCATCTCGGTCGCCAGCTGCGCGGGGTCCGAGGGGTCGTCCTGGGTGGTGTAGGCGATGCCGAAGCCGCCGCCCAGGTCCATCTCGGGCATCGTCACGCCGACCTCCTCGCGGACCTGCGCGTGCAGGGCCAGCACCCGGCGCGCGGCCACCTCGAAGCCGGAGGAGTCGAAGATCTGGCTGCCGATGTGGCTGTGCAGGCCGAGGATCTCCAGTCCGGGGGTGGCCGTCACCCGGCGTACCGCCTCGAGGGCGTCGCCCGAGGCGATCGAGAAGCCGAACTTCTGATCCTCGTGGGCGGTGGCGATGTACTCGTGGGTGTGCGCCTCGACGCCGGCCGTGACGCGGACCATCACGCTGACCGTGGCGCCGAGCTCCGCGGTGATCGCGGCCAGCCGCTCGATCTCGTCGAAGGAGTCGACGATGATCCGGCCCACCCCGAGCCGGACCGCGCGGGTCAGCTCGGCGACGGACTTGTTGTTGCCGTGGAAGCCGACGCGCGCCATCGGGAAGCCCGCCCGCTCGGCGACGCTCAGCTCGCCGCCGGAGCACACGTCCAGGCAGAGGCCCTCCTCGGCGACCCAGCGGGCGACGGCCGTGGAGAGGAACGCCTTGCCTGCGTAGTAGACGTCGTACGCCGCGAACGCGTCCCGGAACGCCCCCGCGCGGGCCCGGAAGTCCGCCTCGTCCAGGACGTACGCCGGGGAGCCGTGCTCCGCGACCAGGTCGGGGAGCGACACTCCCCCGACCGAGAGCACGCCCTCGGCCTTGCGGGCCGTCGAGGACCACAGCTGCGGCACCAGGTCGTTGGGGTCGGCGGGCTGGCGCAGCCAGGTGGGTCCGCGCAGCGCGCCGGCGGCGTGTGCCCAGCCGGCCTCGTGGGTGGTGGTCACATCCGCTCCGGGGCCGAGACGCCGAGCAGCGCGAGGGCGTTGGCGAACACCACGCGGGTGGCGGCGACCAGCGCCAGCCGGGCCCGGTGCAGCTCGGTGGGCTCCTCGTCGCCCATCGGCAGCACCCGGCAGTTGTCGTAGAAGCGGTGATAGATGCCGGCGGTGTCCTCGAGGTAGCGCGCGACCCGGTGCGGCTCGCGGAGCTCGGCGGCGCTGGCGACGACCCGCGGCAGCGCGGCGAGCGCGCGCAGCAGCTCCCCCTCCTTCTCGTGGGTGAGCAGGTCCATCTGCTCGCCCGGCTCCAGGCCGAGGTCGGCGGCGTTGCGCAGGATCGAGGAGACCCGGGCGTGCACGTACTGGACGTAGAAGACCGGGTTGTCGCTGGACTGCTTGGTCATCTGGGCGACGTCGAGGGTCAGCGGCGAGTCCGCGGGATAGCGCGACAGCGTGTAGCGCAGCGGGTCGACCCCGATCTCGTCGGTGAGCTCCTGGAGGGTCACGATCGTGCCGGCGCGCTTGGAGAGCTTCATCTCCTCGCCGTCCTTCATGATCTTGACCAGCTGCCCGATCAGGACCTCGATCGTGCGCTCGGGGTCGTCGCCGGCGCACGCGGCCATCGCCTTGAGCCGGCCCACGTAGCCGTGGTGGTCCGCGCCGAGCAGGTAGATGCAGCGGCCGTAGCCGCGGGCCCGCTTGTTCAGGTAGTACGCGGTGTCGCTGGCGAAGTAGGTCAGCTCGCCGTTGGTGCGGATCAGCACCCGGTCCTTGTCGTCGCCGAAGTCGGTGGTGCGCATCCACACCGCGCCGTCGGCCTCGAAGACGTGGCCCTTCTGCTTCAGCGAGAGCAGCGTGTCGGCGACCGACTCGCTGTCGTGCAGCGAGCGCTCGGACATCCAGGTCTCGAACTCGGTGCGGAAGTGGCGCAGCTGCTCCTGCTGCTCGGCGAGCTGGGCGGCGTACCCGGCCTCGCGGAACGCGACCGTCCGCTCGCCCTCGGGCAGGTCGAGGAGACCCGGGTCCTCGGCGACCAGCCGGTCGGCCAGGTCCTTGACGTAGCCGCCCTGATAGCCGCCCTCGGGGATCGGCCGACCGAGCGCGGCGGCCTCGATGGAGGCGCCGAAGAGGTTCATCTGGTTGCCGCGGTCGTTGATGTAGAACTCGCGGTCGACCTCGGCCCCGGCCGCGGCGAGCACCCGGGCGAGGGCGTCGCCGACGGCCGCCCAACGGGTGTGGCCCAGGTGCAGCGGGCCGGTGGGGTTGGCGGAGATGAACTCGACGTTGATCCGCTCCCCGGCCAGCGCCTCGTTGCGGCCGTACCGCTCGCCCGCGGCGAGGATCTCCAGCGCGACCTGGCCCTGGGCGCCGGCCTCGACGGTGATGTTGAGGAAGCCCGGCCCCGCGATCTCGACGCCGGCGATGCCGTCGGCGTCCTCGAGGCGCTTCTGGACGAGGGTCGCGAACTCCCGCGGGTTCTTCCCCGCCTTCTTCGCGAGCTGGAGGGCGACGTTCGTGGCGTAGTCGCCGTGCCCCTTCTGTCGGGGCCGCTCCACCGTCACCGTCGTGGGGACGCCGTCGGGGAGGGTGATCGCACCCTCGTCGGACAGCGTCGTCAGGGCGTCGACGATCGCAGTGGAGAGCTGTTCGGGAGTCACCAACCCAGGGTATCGAGGTGACGGAGCCCGACTCACGTCGGTATCACCGGCCGCAGACCGGCCCGGTTTCTGCACCCGCCCCGCTGGGCTGTAGGGTTTCGCTCGCACCGCTCGCCGGTGTGCGCCTCCGTAGCTCAGGGGATAGAGCACTGGTTTCCGGTACCAGGTGCCGCAGGTTCGAATCCTGCCGGGGGCACAACCACTCGCACGGACCGGCCGACCATGCCGCCGGGCACTCGCGCCGCTCGCCGCAGCAGGCCGGGGATCTCACCGCCGCCGGCACGGGCTGGTCGCGGCCAGCGACGTCCTGACCCGCGGACTCCTCGGGCAGTTCTCGCGCTCCTCGGGCATTGCAGTGCCCCAGAGGCGCGAGGATCCCCGGTGAACCGGGGAACCTCGGCCTCACCGCTCAGCAGCGCTCGATCGTGGCGTCGCGCCGGGCGTCGTCGCCGTAGCGGCGCGCGGTCGCGACCGAGGGCAGCACGACGCTGGCGCCGCCCACGTTGCCGATGCTGCCCGGCAGCACGCAGGTGCGGACCTTGGCGGGCTCCACCTGGGCGACCGCCTGGGCCAGCCGGAACAGCTCGGCCGGCGGCAGGTCGGTGCGCAGGTGCTGGATGGCGCTGAGCACGCCGTTCTCGAGGAAGCCCGCCCGGTCGGCGTTGGCCCGGATCTTGCGGTGGATGCCGCGCAGCACGACCTGCTGGTGGGCGGAGCGGCCGAAGTCGCCGGTCGGCAGCTCCTTGCGGATCCGGGCGTACGCCATCGCCTGGTAGCCGCCGAGGTGGATCCGGCCCGCCCGGAAGCCCCCCGGCTTCAGGATGGGGTCCTTGAAGGCGGCCGGGTTGACCACGTCGATGCCGCCGATGGCGTTCACCATCCGCTGGAAGAACGGGAACTTCGTGACGAACACATAGTCCGGCTGCACGCCCACCAGGTCTCCGACGGTGCGGCCGAGGAGCTCGGGCCCGCCGTAGGTCAGCGCCGCG from Nocardioides pantholopis harbors:
- the argS gene encoding arginine--tRNA ligase, with protein sequence MTPEQLSTAIVDALTTLSDEGAITLPDGVPTTVTVERPRQKGHGDYATNVALQLAKKAGKNPREFATLVQKRLEDADGIAGVEIAGPGFLNITVEAGAQGQVALEILAAGERYGRNEALAGERINVEFISANPTGPLHLGHTRWAAVGDALARVLAAAGAEVDREFYINDRGNQMNLFGASIEAAALGRPIPEGGYQGGYVKDLADRLVAEDPGLLDLPEGERTVAFREAGYAAQLAEQQEQLRHFRTEFETWMSERSLHDSESVADTLLSLKQKGHVFEADGAVWMRTTDFGDDKDRVLIRTNGELTYFASDTAYYLNKRARGYGRCIYLLGADHHGYVGRLKAMAACAGDDPERTIEVLIGQLVKIMKDGEEMKLSKRAGTIVTLQELTDEIGVDPLRYTLSRYPADSPLTLDVAQMTKQSSDNPVFYVQYVHARVSSILRNAADLGLEPGEQMDLLTHEKEGELLRALAALPRVVASAAELREPHRVARYLEDTAGIYHRFYDNCRVLPMGDEEPTELHRARLALVAATRVVFANALALLGVSAPERM
- a CDS encoding alcohol dehydrogenase catalytic domain-containing protein yields the protein MRAVRHHSFGPAEVLRLEDLPDPRPASGQVRIAVEAAGVHVLDTAIRAGQAFPASAPPRLPMVPGREVAGFVDAVGAGVDQRLLGRRVVAHLGPGASGGYAELVVVDAARLHEVPDGLDAATAVAAIGTGRTAAGVLAHAAITDDDVVVVTSAAGGLGTLLLQGARNAGARVVGLAGGAKLDVVRRHGADVAIDDRDPAWAARLRAAEPRLTLLLDGRGGAVARTAHRLLEPGGRMVRFSGEQEGYDAPGRPVVDVLGPAITGRLAEFEREALATAADGSRVPYVGSVFGLPEAAAAHRALEDRTALGKVVLTPR
- the lysA gene encoding diaminopimelate decarboxylase, coding for MTTTHEAGWAHAAGALRGPTWLRQPADPNDLVPQLWSSTARKAEGVLSVGGVSLPDLVAEHGSPAYVLDEADFRARAGAFRDAFAAYDVYYAGKAFLSTAVARWVAEEGLCLDVCSGGELSVAERAGFPMARVGFHGNNKSVAELTRAVRLGVGRIIVDSFDEIERLAAITAELGATVSVMVRVTAGVEAHTHEYIATAHEDQKFGFSIASGDALEAVRRVTATPGLEILGLHSHIGSQIFDSSGFEVAARRVLALHAQVREEVGVTMPEMDLGGGFGIAYTTQDDPSDPAQLATEMTKIVEHECRALGIEEPRLSIEPGRAIVGPAMCTVYEVGTVKRVRLDGGAVRTYVSVDGGMSDNIRTALYDADYSCTLASRASAAVPVLGRVVGKHCEAGDVVVKDEFVPADLAPGDLLAVPGTGAYCRSMASNYNHLLRPPVVAVRDGVARVVVRRETEDDLLATDLG
- a CDS encoding LCP family protein — its product is MSGGGSTIWSGRLGRLVGVRRLLRVTVLGCVLALVAVLLPDSAPRAEQVSLVKMERSASVDVDPAVVWILAVGSDARPGENMSRTRADALQLIGMNTRTGAASAIGIPRDSWVPIPGHGSSRVNAALTYGGPELLGRTVGDLVGVQPDYVFVTKFPFFQRMVNAIGGIDVVNPAAFKDPILKPGGFRAGRIHLGGYQAMAYARIRKELPTGDFGRSAHQQVVLRGIHRKIRANADRAGFLENGVLSAIQHLRTDLPPAELFRLAQAVAQVEPAKVRTCVLPGSIGNVGGASVVLPSVATARRYGDDARRDATIERC
- a CDS encoding homoserine dehydrogenase → MISDRTLKVAVLGCGSVGSQVVRLLLEQSDDLAARVGAPIELAGVAVRRLDAAREVEVPAGLLTTDATGLVSRGDIDLVVEVIGGIEPARSLILAALENGASVVTANKALLAEDGPTLFEAADKAGRDLYYEAAVAGAIPILRPLRESLAGDHVTRVLGIVNGTTNFILDKMDTSGAGFEEALEEAQELGYAEADPTADVEGFDAAAKAAILASLAFHSRVTAADVHREGISEVTAADIAAAREIGAVVKLLAICELHQAGGEESVAVRVHPAMIPRSHPLASVREAYNAVFVESRAAGQLMFYGPGAGGAPTASAVLGDLVTVARNRISGTRGPGESAYADRAVLPMGETLTRYHVAIDVDDRAGVLAQVAQAFAEHDVSIQTVRQEGRDLDAQLVVVSHEATDAQLSATVASLREMETVREVTSVMRVEGEAE